One genomic segment of Salminus brasiliensis chromosome 6, fSalBra1.hap2, whole genome shotgun sequence includes these proteins:
- the pop5 gene encoding ribonuclease P/MRP protein subunit POP5 — MVRLKARYLLCEVCVSERSMLRVLEEKDIYQAVKAAVTKAHGAHGAALFGIGSAVAYLNAYTGVVMLRFRKSHYRILWSALPFINCIWKHGQKVQCFFNCIHVGGTIRTCQRFLVRYNRQQLCRMLPHCKTEAERQEVRKAVLSCSLNQLRQDEGDDDDDDEGEEHEEEQN, encoded by the exons ATGGTGCGATTAAAAGCGAG gtatttgctgtgtgaggtgtgtgtttcGGAGAGAAGCATGCTGCGGGTCCTGGAGGAAAAGGACATTTACCAGGCTGTTAAAGCAGCTGTGACTAAAGCTCATGGGGCGCATGGAGCAGCCCTGTTCGGCATAGGTTCTGCAG TGGCGTACCTGAATGCGTACACCGGGGTGGTCATGCTGCGCTTCCGGAAGTCCCACTATCGCATCCTCTGGTCGGCCCTTCCCTTTATTAATTGTATATGGAAGCATGGCCAGAAAGTGCAGTGCTTCTTTAACTGCATTCATGTTGGAG GTACCATCAGAACATGTCAGAGGTTTCTTGTGCGTTACAACAGACAGCAGCTGTGCCGAATGCTGCCCCACTGTAAGACGGAAG ctgaaaGGCAAGAGGTCAGAAAAGCAGTGTTGAGTTGTTCTCTTAACCAACTCAGACaagatgaaggtgatgatgatgatgatgatgaaggagaagagcatgaagaagaacagAACTAA
- the rnf10 gene encoding E3 ubiquitin-protein ligase RNF10, translating into MLESSAALSPELGLSASPRQSCSNMEKNPNATRSSSTGPTSAESKPKTDTKNNGGSKRYNRKREPSFPKAESFPGPRRTHPQKGKSFDKRPPQRGGGGGRQGGLMGGGRREEVAETRRAEFSPAQFSGPKKISLNHLLNFTFEPRGGHFGSVGDGHSCWGRRNKWGHKHKPFNKELFLQANCQFVVIDDQDYQAHFTDPDTLVSWDCVQQVRIYSHEVPTCPICLYPPVAAHITRCGHIYCWPCMLHYLSLSEKSWSKCPICYEAVHSADLKSVVAMETRQYVPGDLITMHLMRREKGVLVALPSSQWVKVEEPIRIGDVRLSAYSKLLLASQEQVLSLLTEERAALQAQLSQEKDDPQACFTQSALLQLQEREDALLKRNGQDGGTVEGADMRKLSLTDCAAPEVAVNTLTSSKPILQYASAFDDEVQDAPEEPPEELPEQVPEGPGEENPDQGAGQSEAAPPQNPQHGPYYYFYQADDGQQMFLHPVNVRCLLREYGSLENSPQSITASVVEIEGHTVNEDVRRRHRYLSHLPLTCEFSICELNLQPPILSKETLDSFSDDLEKRKRLRQKKVRDEKRRERRIEMEENRKQGKYPEVHIGLENLQHFPAFGSPPQNSLSVQPPELLFGPSSPLSSSPASDGVMFPSLSGNSPCLSVGSVEEDSHCMSFAQMLRDGKARPDAGPKPAAKKDVFLAPPVADSDGESDGSDRVPVPNFQNSFSQAFEAALLQLDHGPPAPAKALTTSEEKGGKKKKKKQKLLFSTSMVHTK; encoded by the exons ATGCTAGAGAGCTCGGCGGCTCTCTCACCGGAGCTCGGCCTCAGCGCTTCACCCCGCCAGAGCTGCTCGAACATGGAGAAAAACCCGAACGCAACCCGGTCCAGTTCAACAGGCCCGACATCTGCAGAATCTAAGCCTAAAACAG aTACAAAGAATAATGGGGGCTCCAAACGGTACAACCGTAAGCGTGAGCCCTCCTTCCCAAAGGCGGAGAGTTTTCCAGGCCCTCGCCGCACCCACCCACAGAAAGGCAAGAGTTTCGACAAGAGACCCCCTCAGAGAGGCGGTGGAGGAGGCAGACAGGGTGGGCTCATGGGCGgtgggagaagagaagag GTAGCAGAAACCCGCCGGGCCGAGTTTAGCCCGGCTCAATTTTCTGGACCCAAAAAGATCAGTCTCAACCACCTGCTCAATTTTACCTTTGAGCCACGTGGAGGCCATTTCGGCTCTGTAGGCGATGGTCATTCCTGCTGGGGACGCCGCAACAAGTGGGGCCATAAGCACAAGCCCTTTAACAAGGAGCTTTTCCTGCAGGCCAA CTGCCAGTTTGTGGTGATTGATGACCAGGACTACCAAGCTCACTTCACTGACCCAGATACTCTGGTCAGCTGGGACTGTGTGCAGCAAGTG CGTATCTACAGCCACGAGGTGCCGACATGCCCAATCTGTCTGTATCCGCCTGTGGCAGCGCACATCACCCGCTGTGGCCACATTTACTGCTGGCCCTGCATGCTGCActacctgtctctcagtgagaAGAGCTGGTCCAAGTGCCCCATCTGCTACGAGGCTGTGCACAGCGCAGACCTCAAGAG TGTTGTTGCCATGGAGACACGTCAGTATGTGCCTGGTGACCTCATCACAATGCACCTGATGCGTCGGGAGAAAGGTGTGCTGGTGGCTCTGCCCAGCTCGCAGTGGGTCAAAGTAGAGGAGCCCATCCGCATTGGAG ATGTGCGTCTGAGTGCGTACTCAAAGCTGCTGCTGGCGTCTCAGGAGCAGGTTCTGAGCTTGCTGACTGAGGAGAGGGCAGCACTGCAGGCACAGCTCAGCCAGGAGAAGGACGACCCGCAGGCCTGCTTCACACAGAGCGCcctgctgcagctccag GAGCGAGAGGATGCACTGCTGAAACGGAACGGTCAGGATGGAGGCACTGTGGAAGGTGCGGACATGAGGAAACTTTCTCTGACTGACTGTGCTGCTCCTGAGGTGGCAGTCAACACCCTCACCAGCTCCAAG CCCATTCTGCAGTATGCGTCTGCTTTTGATGACGAGGTTCAGGATGCGCCTGAAGAGCCACCTGAGGAACTGCCTGAGCAGGTGCCGGAAGGACCTGGAGAAGAAAACCCAGATCAGGGTGCTGGTCAGAGCGAGGCTGCGCCCCCTCAAAACCCTCAGCATGGCCCatactactacttctaccaAG cgGACGACGGGCAGCAGATGTTCCTTCATCCAGTAAATGTTCGCTGCCTGCTGAGGGAGTACGGCAGTCTGGAGAATAGCCCTCAGTCAATCACTGCTTCTGTAGTGGAGATCGAAGGGCACACAGTCAATGAG GATGTTCGTCGTCGGCACCGTTACCTGTCTCATCTGCCTCTCACCTGTGAGTTCAGCATCTGTGAGCTCAACCTGCAACCACCCATCCTCTCCAAAGAGACTCTGGACAGCTTTTCAG ATGATCTGGAGAAGAGAAAGCGTCTCAGGCAGAAGAAAGTGAgggatgagaagagaagagaaaggaggaTTGAGATGGAGGAGAACCGAAAGCAGGGGAAAT ACCCAGAGGTGCACATTGGGCTGGAGAACTTGCAGCACTTCCCAGCATttggctcaccacctcaaaacAGCCTCTCAGTGCAGCCACCCGAGCTCCTGTTTGGACCCTcatctcctctcagcagcagccCTGCTTCTG ATGGAGTGATGTTCCCCAGTCTGAGTGGAAACAGTCCCTGCCTCAGTGTGGGTAGTGTGGAGGAGGATTCTCACTGCATGTCCTTTGCTCAG ATGCTGAGGGATGGAAAGGCTCGTCCAGATGCTGGGCCCAAACCTGCTGCAAAGAAAG ATGTGTTCCTGGCTCCTCCGGTGGCTGACAGTGATGGGGAGAGTGATGGCTCTGACCGGGTGCCGGTGCCTAACTTCCAGAACTCCTTCAGTCAGGCGTTCGAGGCGGCACTGTTGCAGCTGGACCACGGACCTCCTGCCCCAGCCAAGGCTCTAACCACCTCTG aggagaaaggaggcaagaaaaagaagaaaaagcagaaGCTTCTGTTTAGCACCTCTATGGTTCACACAAAGTAA